ATTGTCCGCCCGCCGGCGGCTGGAGTATACGCAATAAGCCGTATATAAAACGGCATAGAGGATACCCGGCACCGGTATGATACCGAAGATGCCGATCTTCATCCAGGGGTCGAAAAGGATAGTGGCAAAAAGAAAGGCGGACACGGCTCCCGAGGCACCGATGCTCCGGTAGCCGTAGGAACGGCGATGTTTGATGTAGGAGGGGATATCGGAGACAACGATCGCTGTCAGGTAAAACAGAATCAAGACAGGGGCCGAGAATACACCGGTTTCTTCAAGGGCGGTCCCGAAAAAATAAAGGGTGAACATGTTGAAGAACAGGTGCATCAGGTCGCCGTGGATAAAACCGCTGGTGATGAACCGGTAATACTGCTTCTTCTGGTCGATCTTCACGGGCCACATCGAGAGGTCGTCTATGGCTTTCGGATTGCTGAACGAGGTGAGCGAAATCAAGGCCGTTAGGATGATAATGCCGATAGTAATAGTCATGTGGTAAAAATAGATAAAACTCGCTTATGTCCCGGCGCCGAAGGCGCCGGGGGGCTTAGCTGTGGTGATATTTCTCATTCCTCAGGATCGTGCACCCGCGATACACTTGTTCGGCAAGGATCAACCGCACGAGTTGGTGGGGGAAAACCAGGGAAGACAGCGACCAGATAAATTGAGCCCTCGCACGCACGCTGGGGTCCACGCCAAAAGCGCCGCCGATCAGGAAAACCAGGTGGCGGCAGCTATCGCCGGCCCTGGCCCCGATAAAGGCGGATAACTGTTCGGAGGTCCAGGATTTTCCTCTTTCGTCGAGCAGAACGAGGTAGTCGTCCTTCGACAAGGCTTCGAGGATGGTCGCTGCCTCTTCCCGTTTGTCGGTATGTTTGGAGGGGGGCAGTAACCTCCAGGTACAAGGAAAGTACCGGTTGACACGATCCGTGAAAAGCGTGACCCCTTCGCGGACGTATTCCTCATGTCCTTTTCCCACCGTATAAAAAGAAATGCGCATATATCCCTGCAAAAATAGTCGGGAAAGACATTGATGTAGTGTTGATGTAGGGGTGAATTTTTGCGTCCCGGGTACTTCAATCGTCACTTTTGGTACATCATTTATTTCTTCCGGGGCTGCGGGACGCTTCATTTCTGCCAAATGCCGCTACTTTTAATTTTTTCGGAACATCATCTAATAATTGCAGCAACATGATAAGATTGAGGAAATGCGCTGTTTGGGCAACCTTGTTAGCGATCTCAGGAGCCGTATCGGCCCAACAAAATGTGGCCCAACAAAACGGGCCCGCGCCATCCGCCGAAGGCCGCCGGACAATCCACGTCCAGGGCACCGATGCCACAGAGGCAAAGATCGGGCAACTCATCAAAGAAATGACCCTGGAAGAGAAGGTCAATATGATCCATGCGAGTAGCTCCTTTACCTCCGGGGGCGTTCCCCGCCTGGGTATTCCGGAGCTCGTGACTTCTGACGGACCGCACGGGGTGCGTCTCGAACACGGCAGGGGCTGGGACGACTCCCAGGTACACGTCTTCGATTCGGCCACCTATTTCCCGGTGGGTGTTTGCCTGGCGGCGACCTGGAACCCGCACCTGGGCTTCCTGCAAGGGAGCGCCCTGGGGGCGGAGTCCAATGCCCGGGGCAAAGACGTCCAGTTGGGACCCGGGATCAATATCATCCGGACACCGCTCAACGGGCGCAACTTTGAATATATGAGCGAAGATCCCTATCTGATTTCCCGGATGGTGGTCGGGGAGATCAAAGGGATGCAGTCCCAAGGCATCTCGGCCTGTGTCAAACACTACTTAGCCAACAACCAGGAGATCAACCGGAGCCACATCGACGTCGAAATGAGCGAACGTGCCCTGCGGGAAATCTATTTGCCCGGTTTCAAGGCGGCGATCACTGAGGGGGGCGCCAACACCATCATGGGGGCTTACAATAAGTTCCGGGGGCAGTTTTGCACGGAGAATGCCTATTTGATCGACACTATATTAAAAAAGGAGTGGGGATTCAAGGGCATCGTGATCAGTGATTGGGGCGCTGTGCACAACACGATGGAGGCCCTGGAAAACGGGACGGACCTGGAAATGGGTACGGACCTGGATATGCTGCCTAACCCGGACTACCATAAATTTTTCATGGGGGACACCGTGCTCACGCTGGTGAGGAACGGCGTGGTTTCCCAGGAGTTGGTGGACGATAAGGTGCGCCGGATCCTGAGGATCATGTTTAAAACCCGGATGATGGACCATGGCCGGCAAAAGGGTTCTTTTGACACCAGGGAACACCAGGAAGTGGCCAGAAAAGTCGCGGAGGAAGGGATCGTGCTGCTCAAAAACGATACCCACATCCTGCCGCTGGACGCCCATACCGTACATACCGTTGCCGTGATCGGTGCCAATGCCGGCCGGCTCAACGCGCAGGGGGGCGGAAGCTCGCAGGTGCGTTCGCTGTATGAGATCACCCCGCTTCAAGGGCTAAAGAACCTGGTGGGGGCGCAGGTAAAATTGACGTACGCCCAGGGGTACACCATAGCCCGGGGCGCACAGGCCGATCCGGCCCTGATTGCACAAGCCGCGGAAGCCGCTGCCCATGCGGATGTGGCGATCATCGTCGGTGGCTGGACCCACGGCTATGACTATGCGATCTGGAAAGACAATGCGTATGACGCCGAGGACGTGGATAAACCCAATATGGATATGCCCTTTGGACAGGACGAGCTGATCCGGGCGGTGGTAAAAGCCAACCCCCGGACGGTGGTGGTGCTGATGGGGGGCGGCCCCATCGACATGACCCGCTGGGAAACAACGGTGCCGGGCATCCTGCAGGCCTGGTATCCCGGCCTGGAAGGGGGAACGGCCCTGGCAAAGATTCTCTTTGGAGAGGTCAACCCTTCGGGCAAGTTACCTATGTCCTTTCCCCGTAAGCTGGAGGACGTGCCGGCTCAGAAACTTGGAGAGTATCCCGGTGACGGAACGACCGTTCGGTATAATGATGGGATTTATGTTGGGTACCGTTACTATGATACCTATAAGGTGGCGCCGCTGTTCCCGTTCGGCCACGGGTTGTCGTATACAACCTTTGGCTATAGCGATCTGAGTGTCGTTCCCGCCGGCAAAGACCAGGTGACGGTACGCTTCACCGTTCGCAATACGGGTAAAAGGGCAGGGTCGGAAGTCGCCCAGGTTTACGTCCACGAAGAGAAGTGTTCCGTCGACCGGCCGGAAAAGGAGCTCAAATCCTTTGAAAAGGTATACCTGGAACCGGGCGCCTCCAAGGTCGTCACGCTTACCCTGAACAAAGACGCCTTCCAATATTATAGCGAGGCCAAACATAAGTGGGTGTTAGAGCCTGGGCGTTTTGATTTCCTCGTGGGCAGCTCTTCCAGGGACATACGACTACAAGGAAACCTTGGTTTATAATATTTATTTGTATATTGAGCCCTCCTTCCAAGGAAGGCTCTTTTTTTTAGGGCCACCCTAGAAGTGTTAAAATCACACTTATTCACTTTTGAACGAATTGCTTTTGTAAATGAAATCCCTCCAACCAGCCGATTACATCGTCTTCCTGATCTATTTCTGCATTGTGGCTTTTTACGGGTATTGGATCTACCGCAGGAAACGCAAAGCCCAAACTACTTCTGCCGATTACTTCCTGGCGGAGGGATCCCTGACCTGGTGGGCCATCGGCGCTTCCCTGATCGCGTCCAATATCTCTGCGGAACAGTTCATCGGGATGAGCGGCTCGGGCTTCCAGATGGGCCTGGCGGTGTCGACCTACGAATGGATGGCGGCCGCCACCCTGGTCATCGTGGCCGTATTCTTCATCCCCGTATACCTGAAGAACAGGATTTTCACGATGCCCCAGTTCCTGAGCCAGCGCTACAACGACAAAGTGGCGATGATCATGGCTATTTTCTGGCTGGCGCTGTATATTGTCGTCAACCTCATGTCTATTTTGTACCTGGGCGCCCTGGCGGTCAGCAGTATTTCGGGGCTGAATATCTACTTATGTATTTTTGCCCTGGCCATCTTCGCGGTGATCATCACCCTGGGGGGGATGAAAGTCATCGGGTATACGGACGTCATCCAGGTGTTCTTCCTTATCTTAGGCGGCCTGGTGGCCACCTACATCGCCCTCCACCTGGTAGCGGAGAAGTCCGGGACGTCCGGGCTTATCAACGGCTTTAAGATCCTCACGTCTTCGGCCAATGACCATTTCCACATGATCTTCAAAAAGGACAACCCCAACTACGTCAGCCTTCCGGGCCTCTCGGTCCTGATCGGGGGGATGTGGATCACCAACCTGAACTACTGGGGTTGCAACCAATACATCACCCAACGGGCCCTGGGCGCCGACCTCAAGACCGCGCGCAGCGGGATCCTGTATGCCGCTTTCCTGAAACTCCTCATGCCGGTCATCGTCGTCCTCCCTGGGATTGGCGCTTACGTCCTGTGGCAAAAGGGTATGTTCCACACCGAGATGCTGAGTTCCGCAGGGGTGGTCGACCCGAACAAGGCCTATCCCAACCTGATGAACCTGCTCCCCGTCGGTTTCAAGGGGGTTGCCTTTGCGGCCCTGACCGCTGCGATTGTCGCCTCCCTGGCGGGTAAGGCCAACAGCATCGCCACGATCTTTACGCTCGACGTCTATAAGAAAGCCTTCAATAAGAATGCAGACGAAGCCCACCTGGTACGCATGGGGAAATGGACCGTCGTAGTGTCCATGCTCCTGGCCATCGCCATGTCCCTGATCATCGGTGAGAAGCTGATGGGCGAGGGCAAACAAGGCTTTAACTACATCCAGGAATACACGGGGTTCGTATCTCCCGGTATCCTCGCGATGTTCCTGCTGGGCTTCTTCTATAAAAGAACGACGTCCGACGCGGCCCTGTTCGCCACCATCGGCGGCTTTATCATGTCGGTGGTCCTGAAGTTTCTGCCGATGTTTGCCAACCTGAGCTTCCTGACGCCTTACGGTCTGTACCAGCCGAACTATGCCAACAAGGGCCTGTACGAAATCCCCTTCATGGACCGGATGGGCCTGGTGTTCATCTTCTGTATCATCGGTATGGCGATCATCACCAACTTCCAAAACCGGCGTGGGGTGCAGAACAAAGGGCTCATCGTCGACAAATCCATGTTCAGGGTATCGAAGGGCTTTGCCTTCGGGGCGGCGGTCATCGTCGTCATCCTGACAGCGCTATATTCCTACTTTTGGTAGGAATATGTATCTTAGGGGATGACCGAGCCTAGCCTCCTCCACAGAATCCAGGCCTACAACAAGGGACGGATCCCTGCTGTCCTGGCCATGAAGTACACTGCCATGAGCAGGAATGCCTTTGGTTTCTTGCGCGGCAGCGACCATTTGTTCTTCGAAGACATCCCCAAGGACAGCCCGATCCTGCAGTCGCCAAAGACCTGGATCTGCGGGGACCTGCACCTGGAGAACCTCGGCAGTTTCAAGGGCGATAACGGCCTGGCCTACTTCGACCTGAATGACTTCGATGAAGCCGCCCTGGCGCCCTGTCTGCTGGACATTACGCGCTTTGCGTGCAGCGTCCATGTCGGGGCGGACGAGCTGGGCATGGACGCCAAGGGCGCGGTGTTTCATGTGAAGGCATTCCTGGACCAGTTTGCGACGACCCTGCAAAAAGGGTATATCCGGGTGCTGGAAAAGGAAACAGCCGTGGGGGTCATCCGCCAGCTCCTTCAAACCGTGCAAAACCGGACCCGGAAGGAATTCCTGACGGGTAGGGTAGAGGGGAAAAAGAAACCCCGCCTGGTCACCGGGACAGGCCACTATATCGCCATCAGTGAGGAAGAGCAGAAGCGCGTAAGCGACGCTTTTTGCAAGACCCCCTTGTACAAGAGCAATCCCGAATTTTTTGCCATCAAGGACATCGCTTTTCGCATAGCCGGCACCGGCAGCCTGGGGATGGAACGGTACGCTGTTCTTGTGGAAGGCCACTCCGGCAAGGGCCGGTATGCCCTGATCGATATCAAGGAAGCCCAGGCACCCAGCCTGCTCCTGAGACACCACTTCCGGCAGCCCGCCTGGACCTCCCAGGCGGAACGGATCGTAGAAATCCAAAAACGCGTGGAGGCTGCCGCCCCGGCGTTGCTCAGCACCATGGAAATAGACGGCCGGCACTTTGTGGTCAAGGAACTCCAACCCATGGAAGACAAACTCAACCTCGCTCACTTCGGGGGCAAAACCAAACGCTGCAGCCAATTTATCGACAAAGTAGGGGCCATTTGCGCCTGGGGCGCGCTGCGCTCCGGTGGGCGCCAGGGATCGGCCACGGCTGACGAACTGATCGCCTTTGCCGGGAAGGCGGATGAATGGAAAAAATACGTTGCGGACTATGCTTCCAAATATGCCGGGAAGGTGCGCAGGGACTACGCCCACTTCAAGAAAGCCTACGATTCCGGGAAACTGACGCCAGAACGTTAAAAAAAACCTATCATTTCCGCTGGATTCCCATAAACTCCCTAATTTGCCGCATGAGTTTTAAAAAGACCAATACCATCTTCGGGTGGATCATCTGTGCCATTGCCTGCACCGTGTTTGTGATGACCCGTGAGGCCACCGTGAGCTTCTGGGACTGCGGGGAATTCACCCCCTGCGCTTACAAACTGCAAATTTCACACGCACCCGGTGCCCCTCTGTTTATCCTTCTGGGACGCATCTTTATCATCCTTTTCGGGGGTGGCTGGGACGCCACCGTGGCCAATGCCCACGCCGCCGTCCAGGTGAACCTCCTGAGTTCGCTGTCCAGCGGGTTTACGGTCATGTTCCTTTTCTGGACCATTACCCACCTGGCCAAACGCCTGGTGGTCGGTAAAGGGGAAGAGATCAACCGCGAAAAAACCATTGCCATCTTAGGGGCCGGAGCCGTAGGGGCGCTGGCCTTTGCTTTTTCCGACTCTTTTTGGTTCTCTGCCGTGGAAGCCATCGTGTTCGGTGTATCCCCGCTCTTTATCGCGATGACCGTCTGGGCCATCATGAAATGGGAAGAGCAGGCCGACCAGCCCGGCTCCGACCGCTGGCTCATCCTCATCTGCTATATCATTGGTTTGTCGATCGGCGTCCACCTGCTCTCGATCCTGAGTATACCCGCCATCGTCATGACGATTTACTTCCGCCGCTATAAGTTCTCCCGCAAGGGGATGCTCCTGGCATTTCTGATCGCCTGCGTCCTGACCGGCGTGGTCCAGGTCGTGCTCATCCAATACAGCGTCAAGTTGATGGGGGCGTTCGAGCTGATGTTCGTGAACGACTTCGGTCTGCCTTTCAACTCGGGTTGCTACTTCTTCATCGCCCTTATGCTGGGGCTGGTGATCTGGGGTATCCGGTGGTCCATCAAACGGGGCAAGCGCTACCTGGAGATTGGGTTATACGGCCTGATCTTTATCCTGCTGGGGTATTCTTCCTATGCCGTGATCCTGATCCGCGCCAACGCGAATCCCGCGGTGAACATGCAGAACGTCAACAACCCGATCGAGCTCGTGGCCTACCTGGACCGGTCCCAGTACGGCGACTGGCCTGTTCTTTCGGGGGCATACTTTACAGCGCGGCCTATCAATTCCGCCGAAACGGGGAACATCTATTATAAGGATGAAACCACCGGACGCTACGAGATCGTAGGCAAAAAACTCAAATACGAATACGACCCTGCTGACATCCACCTGTTCCCGCGTATGTGGGATTCCGACAACAGCCAGGGACACGTGGATTATTATAAGAACTACGCAGGTCTTGCAGACGGTGAAGAGCCCACCGTCGGGGACAATATCAAATGGCTGTGGGATCGCCAGTTCAACTGGATGTACTGGCGCTACTTCATGTGGAATTTCGCCGGCCGCCAGAACGACCTCCAGGGGTTGGGCAATGTCCGGGACGGGAACTGGATTTCCGGTATACCCTTCTACGACAACCTGAGGCTGGGTGACCAAAGCAAGCTCCCCGAGTCCCTCAAACACAACAAGGCCCACGCCCCGCTGTTCATGCTGCCGTTGCTCTTGGGTGTGCTGGGGTTGATATTCCAATACAAGCGCGACAAGACCAATGCGGTCGTCGTCTTCCTGTTGTTCTTCTTTACCGGCATCGCCATCATCCTTTACCTCAACCAGGCCCTTCCGCAACCGAGGGAACGCGACTATTCTTATGTAGGATCGTTTTACGCGTTTTCGATCTTTATCGGGTTGGGTGTTCTTTTTGTATATGACCTGTTGAAGCGTCAGAAAGTAGCGGGTCTTTCCGCTGCCGCCGGGTCCACGGTCCTTTGCCTGGCCGCGGTTCCCCTGCTGATGGCCTGCCAGGAGTGGAAGGCCCACGACCGGTCCGCAAAGACCCTGGCCCGTGACGCCGCCTCCGATTACCTCAACTCCTGTGCGCCCAACGCCATCCTGTTCACCGGCGGTGACAACGATACCTATCCGCTCTGGTACGCCCAGGAA
This sequence is a window from Dinghuibacter silviterrae. Protein-coding genes within it:
- a CDS encoding rhomboid family intramembrane serine protease, coding for MTITIGIIILTALISLTSFSNPKAIDDLSMWPVKIDQKKQYYRFITSGFIHGDLMHLFFNMFTLYFFGTALEETGVFSAPVLILFYLTAIVVSDIPSYIKHRRSYGYRSIGASGAVSAFLFATILFDPWMKIGIFGIIPVPGILYAVLYTAYCVYSSRRRADNINHDAHLWGGLYGWVFVIILVRGVVPFFLNQLMHPPI
- a CDS encoding 23S rRNA (pseudouridine(1915)-N(3))-methyltransferase RlmH, yielding MRISFYTVGKGHEEYVREGVTLFTDRVNRYFPCTWRLLPPSKHTDKREEAATILEALSKDDYLVLLDERGKSWTSEQLSAFIGARAGDSCRHLVFLIGGAFGVDPSVRARAQFIWSLSSLVFPHQLVRLILAEQVYRGCTILRNEKYHHS
- a CDS encoding glycoside hydrolase family 3 C-terminal domain-containing protein; the protein is MAQQNGPAPSAEGRRTIHVQGTDATEAKIGQLIKEMTLEEKVNMIHASSSFTSGGVPRLGIPELVTSDGPHGVRLEHGRGWDDSQVHVFDSATYFPVGVCLAATWNPHLGFLQGSALGAESNARGKDVQLGPGINIIRTPLNGRNFEYMSEDPYLISRMVVGEIKGMQSQGISACVKHYLANNQEINRSHIDVEMSERALREIYLPGFKAAITEGGANTIMGAYNKFRGQFCTENAYLIDTILKKEWGFKGIVISDWGAVHNTMEALENGTDLEMGTDLDMLPNPDYHKFFMGDTVLTLVRNGVVSQELVDDKVRRILRIMFKTRMMDHGRQKGSFDTREHQEVARKVAEEGIVLLKNDTHILPLDAHTVHTVAVIGANAGRLNAQGGGSSQVRSLYEITPLQGLKNLVGAQVKLTYAQGYTIARGAQADPALIAQAAEAAAHADVAIIVGGWTHGYDYAIWKDNAYDAEDVDKPNMDMPFGQDELIRAVVKANPRTVVVLMGGGPIDMTRWETTVPGILQAWYPGLEGGTALAKILFGEVNPSGKLPMSFPRKLEDVPAQKLGEYPGDGTTVRYNDGIYVGYRYYDTYKVAPLFPFGHGLSYTTFGYSDLSVVPAGKDQVTVRFTVRNTGKRAGSEVAQVYVHEEKCSVDRPEKELKSFEKVYLEPGASKVVTLTLNKDAFQYYSEAKHKWVLEPGRFDFLVGSSSRDIRLQGNLGL
- a CDS encoding sodium:solute symporter family transporter; translated protein: MKSLQPADYIVFLIYFCIVAFYGYWIYRRKRKAQTTSADYFLAEGSLTWWAIGASLIASNISAEQFIGMSGSGFQMGLAVSTYEWMAAATLVIVAVFFIPVYLKNRIFTMPQFLSQRYNDKVAMIMAIFWLALYIVVNLMSILYLGALAVSSISGLNIYLCIFALAIFAVIITLGGMKVIGYTDVIQVFFLILGGLVATYIALHLVAEKSGTSGLINGFKILTSSANDHFHMIFKKDNPNYVSLPGLSVLIGGMWITNLNYWGCNQYITQRALGADLKTARSGILYAAFLKLLMPVIVVLPGIGAYVLWQKGMFHTEMLSSAGVVDPNKAYPNLMNLLPVGFKGVAFAALTAAIVASLAGKANSIATIFTLDVYKKAFNKNADEAHLVRMGKWTVVVSMLLAIAMSLIIGEKLMGEGKQGFNYIQEYTGFVSPGILAMFLLGFFYKRTTSDAALFATIGGFIMSVVLKFLPMFANLSFLTPYGLYQPNYANKGLYEIPFMDRMGLVFIFCIIGMAIITNFQNRRGVQNKGLIVDKSMFRVSKGFAFGAAVIVVILTALYSYFW
- a CDS encoding DUF2252 domain-containing protein, whose translation is MTEPSLLHRIQAYNKGRIPAVLAMKYTAMSRNAFGFLRGSDHLFFEDIPKDSPILQSPKTWICGDLHLENLGSFKGDNGLAYFDLNDFDEAALAPCLLDITRFACSVHVGADELGMDAKGAVFHVKAFLDQFATTLQKGYIRVLEKETAVGVIRQLLQTVQNRTRKEFLTGRVEGKKKPRLVTGTGHYIAISEEEQKRVSDAFCKTPLYKSNPEFFAIKDIAFRIAGTGSLGMERYAVLVEGHSGKGRYALIDIKEAQAPSLLLRHHFRQPAWTSQAERIVEIQKRVEAAAPALLSTMEIDGRHFVVKELQPMEDKLNLAHFGGKTKRCSQFIDKVGAICAWGALRSGGRQGSATADELIAFAGKADEWKKYVADYASKYAGKVRRDYAHFKKAYDSGKLTPER
- a CDS encoding glycosyltransferase family 117 protein — its product is MSFKKTNTIFGWIICAIACTVFVMTREATVSFWDCGEFTPCAYKLQISHAPGAPLFILLGRIFIILFGGGWDATVANAHAAVQVNLLSSLSSGFTVMFLFWTITHLAKRLVVGKGEEINREKTIAILGAGAVGALAFAFSDSFWFSAVEAIVFGVSPLFIAMTVWAIMKWEEQADQPGSDRWLILICYIIGLSIGVHLLSILSIPAIVMTIYFRRYKFSRKGMLLAFLIACVLTGVVQVVLIQYSVKLMGAFELMFVNDFGLPFNSGCYFFIALMLGLVIWGIRWSIKRGKRYLEIGLYGLIFILLGYSSYAVILIRANANPAVNMQNVNNPIELVAYLDRSQYGDWPVLSGAYFTARPINSAETGNIYYKDETTGRYEIVGKKLKYEYDPADIHLFPRMWDSDNSQGHVDYYKNYAGLADGEEPTVGDNIKWLWDRQFNWMYWRYFMWNFAGRQNDLQGLGNVRDGNWISGIPFYDNLRLGDQSKLPESLKHNKAHAPLFMLPLLLGVLGLIFQYKRDKTNAVVVFLLFFFTGIAIILYLNQALPQPRERDYSYVGSFYAFSIFIGLGVLFVYDLLKRQKVAGLSAAAGSTVLCLAAVPLLMACQEWKAHDRSAKTLARDAASDYLNSCAPNAILFTGGDNDTYPLWYAQEVENVRPDVRVIVTSLLGTDWMINQLRSKINESAPIPMSWTPDKYLGDNRNYVPYSDQGKFPKDGYMDLNDLMAFIGDDKNQLQTQGGGALNYFPTHNFSLPVDKTTVLANGTVVEKDSARILDKINFTFPGNALLKNDIMEFNIIAANKWNRPVYFSQPYGLGITNFVQEDGIAYRLVPLRPEQGVPTVNTDTMYHNLMDKFKFGGAEKSDVYFDENGRRVLLSIRSAFSTLGQVLATKSQKDTALKVLNYGYDKIKAASLPWGMVSFRNQEDITSMQYAYAFYLAGDTAKGQQIADAVIRDCRQQVDYYSSLSDNDATAFQEDLQTAKAIVSQLQGLKTQFSKQAASLESGKQVTKDTTKDTSK